From one Dermacentor andersoni chromosome 1, qqDerAnde1_hic_scaffold, whole genome shotgun sequence genomic stretch:
- the LOC126548255 gene encoding uncharacterized protein: MSSSRWLPSGAAMVAIVLLSLDPRAKKLALGASVAPRRTALDVICDLPPDVNDQLRNTTKKCEEMFPQSVASLSDHRNNECLKQVAGPEANEQRPRDVFCAQRGLFQPYIDCVMKTQREMLKAYAKLSATELRAVRDGLVCMLTTWNELLRT; this comes from the exons ATGTCGTCTTCTCGGTGGCTGCCGTCCGGTGCTGCGATGGTCGCCATCGTGCTGCTGTCCCTCGACCCGCGGGCGAAAAAACTCGCTCTCGGTGCGAGTGTGGCGCCAAGGCGTACTGCATTGGATGTCATCTGCG ACCTCCCCCCAGATGTGAACGATCAGCTGAGGAACACTACTAAGAAATGCGAAGAAATGTTTCCGCAATCG GTTGCCAGCCTGAGCGACCACAGGAATAACGAATGCCTGAAGCAAGTGGCCGGGCCCGAGGCCAATGAACAAAGACCCCGGGACGTCTTCTGTGCTCAGCGGGGACTCTTCCAACCA TACATCGACTGCGTGATGAAAACACAGAGGGAGATGCTG AAGGCCTACGCGAAACTTTCAGCGACGGAACTGCGGGCTGTTCGCGACGGACTT GTATGCATGCTGACAACATGGAATGAGCTGCTCCGTACTTAA